Within the Tistrella mobilis genome, the region CTGCCGCCTGTCCCAGACCTGGAAGGGTGTGGCGGGTGGCCGGGCGCGCGGCATCTTCAACGGCCGGGTCCATGTCCTTCCGGGGGCGATCGGCACCGATGCGGAGATGTCGAGCCGCAACCTGCTTGCCTCGCGTGAGGCCGAGATCCTGCCCAAGCCCGAGCTCGAGATCCATGCCGACGAGGTGAAATGCGCCCATGGCGCAACCGTCGGTGCCATCTCGGAGCAGGAACTGTTCTACCTGCGAAGCCGCGGACTGGATGCCGCCGAAGGCCGGCGGATCCTGACCCGGGCCTTCGCCGAGGAAATCGTCGACCGTCTGCCCTTCGAGACCTTCCGCGAGCAGGTCTCGGGCTGGGTCGACCGCCACATGGCCCAGACCGTGCTGAACGAGACGGTCGCGAAGGAGGCGACGGCGTGATGACCGATCAGAAGACCCTGCCGGTTTACGACGTGGAGCGGATCCGCGCCGATTTCCCGATCCTGGCCACCCAGGTGCGCGGCAAACCGCTGGTCTATTTCGACAATGCGGCCTCCTCGCAGAAGCCGCGCCAGGTGCTGGATGCCGAGCGGGCGGTCTATGAGACCTCTTACGCCAATGTCCATCGGGGCGTGCACTACCTGTCGGAAAAGGCGACCTCGGCCTACGAGGCGGCGCGCGAAACCGTGCGGGCCTGGCTCAACGCCGCTTCCGAGCGGGAGATCGTCTTCACCCGCGGCACCACCGAAGGGCTTAACCTCGTCGCCTATACCTGGGGCCGGGCCAATCTGAAGCCGGGTGATGAGATCTTGATCACCCATCTGGAACATCACTCCAACATCGTGCCCTGGCAGATCGTGGCGGAGCAGACCGGCGCGCGGCTGGTGGTGGTGCCGGTGACCGATACCGGCGAGGTCGACCAGGATGCCTTCGACCGGATGATCGCCGGCGGCCGGGTGAAGATCATGGCCGTGGCCCATGTCTCCAACGCGCTCGGCACCATCCTGCCGCTGCGGCGGATGATCGATGCGGCCCATGCCGCGGGGGCGATTGCGGTGATCGACGGCGCCCAGGCCCTGCCGCATATGCGGGTCGATGTCCGGGCGCTGGATGCCGATTTCTATGCGGTCTCGTCGCACAAGGCCTATGGGCCGACCGGCTTCGGGGTGCTCTACGGCAAGCTGCCGCTGCTGGAAGCCATGCCGCCCTGGCAGGGCGGTGGCGACATGATCGAGACGGTGAGCTTCGAGAAGACCACCTATGCGCCGCCGCCGGCGAAGTTCGAGGCCGGCACGCCGCATATCGTGGGGGCGATCGCCTTTGCCGCCGCGCTCGACTATCTGGCCGCGGTCGGCGTCGAGGCCGTGGCGGCCCACGAGCACGACCTGACCGCCTATGCCCATGAGCGGCTGCGCGAGATCAACCGGCTGAAGATCGTGGGCGAAGCGCGCGAAAAGGCGGGTGTGGTGTCCTTTGCCATCGATGGCATTCATCCGCATGATATCGGCACGATCCTGGATCAGCAGGGCATTGCGGTGCGCACCGGTCATCACTGCACCCAGCCGCTGATGGCCCGTTTCGGCCTGCCGGCAACGGCGCGTGCGTCTTTCGGCATGTACAACACCCGCGCCGAAGTCGATGCGCTGGTCGACGGGCTGCGCAAGGTCGTGAAGTTCATGGGCTGAGGAGACCCGCCATGCCGGCCGATACCGCCCTCGACGACGACCTCCGGTCGCTCTATCAGCAGATCATCCTGGACCATAACCGCAACCCGCGGCATTTCGGCCGGCTGGACCCGGCCGATGCCAGCGCCCATGGGCATAACCCGCTCTGCGGCGACGAGGTGACGGTCGATCTGAGGTTCGAGGGGGATCGGGTGGCGGAGATCGCGTTCAAGGGTCGTGGTTGCGCCATCTCGACCGCCTCGGCATCGATGATGACCGAGGTGGTGCAGGGGCGCAGCCGGGCCGAGATCGCGGAGATGTTCACCCGGTTCCGCGATCTGGTGACCGGGGCCGATCCCCGGGCGCTGGACCATCCGGAGGTCGAGGCGACCCTGGGCGTCCTGGCGGCACTGGGGGGCGTGCGTGAATTTCCGAGCCGCGTGAAATGCGCCACCCTGCCCTGGCACACCCTGGCCCGGGCATTGGAGCATGGCGGCGACGCAGGCGGGGCCGGCGGGCCGGTTTCGACCGAGTGACGCGGGCCCAAGGCAATCATCAGGCCCGCCCGATGCAGGCGGCCGGAGACGACGGGTTTCGAACGGAAACAGGCGATATGAGCGACAACACGAACCCACTGCCGCAGGACGATCCGGGGGATCTCGAAGCCGCCGTCATCGACGTGCTGCGCAGCTGCTACGACCCCGAGATCCCGGTGAACATCTACGATCTGGGTCTGATCTACGAGGTGCGCGTCGATGCGGGCGACCAGGCCTATATCCGCATGACCCTCACCTCGCCGATGTGTCCGGTGGCCGAAAGCCTGCCGGTCGAGATCGAGACCAAGATCCGGGACATCGCCGGCATCTCCGACGTGACCGTCGAGGTTGTCTGGGATCCGCCCTGGACCCCTGAGATGATGAGCGAGGACGCCCGGCTCGAACTCAACATGTTCTGAGCCGGAATATGTTCCGGGCAGGCCACCTGCCCGGGATTGAACCCGTCATCCTGCTGCGTCATGCTGCCTTGAGCATGACCGGGCACGGGCACGTGCCATAAAAACGCAGAGGACGGGATCCATGCATCAGATGATCGGCCTCGCCATCGGCGCGGTGCTGTTCCTCATCACCCATCTGGTGCCGGGCATCCCGGCGGTCAGACGCTATATGATCGCCTCGCTGGGGGAGGGCGCCTATCGCGCCCTGTTCTCTCTGGTGGCGCTCTTCTCTCTGGGCATTCTGATCTGGGGCTATGGGCAGGCGCCCTATGTGCCGCTCTGGGACGGCAGCGGGGCGCTGCGCCATCTCGCTTTCACCCTGATGCTGTTTGCCGTCGCCTTCGCCGTACTGGGGCTGACCCAGCGCAACCCGACCATGGCCGGGGCCGATGCCGCCGGTGCGCCCGCGCCCAAGGCGGTCGGTGTGCTCAAGATCACCCGACACCCGCTGATGTGGGGGATCATGATCTGGGCGGTGGCCCATGTTCTGGCCAATGGCGACCTGGCCACCACCATTCTGGGCGTCACGATCTTCATCGTCGCATTCGCCGGCAGCCGGCTGATCGAGATCCGCAAGCGCCGCGACATGCCGGTCTCGTGGATGCTGTTTGCCGCTGCCAGCTCGTATATCCCCTTTGCCGCCGTCTTCGCGGGCAAGGCCAAGGGTGCCTTTGCCGAGATCGCCTGGTGGCGCTGGCTGGTGGCGCTCGTGGTTTATGGGGCCCTTTTTGCAGGCCATCGCTGGATCGCAGGCGTGCCGTTGATGTGAAACAGGCCTGTCATTCGCCCGGTGATATCGGCCGATAAAAAGACTCGTATACGAGATATATGTATGCGAGAGTTCATCTCATGAACCGCATCGAAGACTGCATCAGTTTCCTGACCGGCAAGGCCGCCCAGGCCGTGACACGCGCGGCCCGCGACCGGCTGGCCCGGCATGGGGTGACCCCGGTCCAGTACGCCGTGCTCCAGCTCCTGTGGGAAGAGGACGGGCAGAGCGGTGCCGCCATCGGCACCCGCCTGGTGCTGGACAGCGCCACCATCACCGGCGTCATCGACCGTCTGGTCAAGCTGGAGCTGATCGCACGCCGGCCATCTGCCCGGGACCGTCGGGTCAACGCCCTGCACCTGACCGATCGGGGCCGGGCGCTGCGCGGCCCGCTCCAGGCCGAGATGGATGCGCTGAATGCCGATGTCGATGCGGCCCTGGGCGGCCCGGCAGCAGAGGAGCTGAAATCACTCCTTCGCCGGATCGCAGCCGCCCCCCTCCCGTAAGGAGCCCCCCGGAGATATGCAGTTCGAGACCAAGATCGCGCTGGTGGTGCGCGATGATCTTGCCGTGTGGCAGAAACTGAACGTCACGGCGTTTCTGATGAGCGGTGTAACCGGGGCCGCGCCTGAGATTATGGGCGAGCCCTACCGGGATGCCGCGGGCAATGCCGCATTGCCGCTGTCGGTGCAGCCGGTCATCGTGCTGGCGGCCGATGGCCCGACGCTCGCCACCATCCGCCGCCGCTGCCTGGAGCGCGAGGTGGTGCCGGCGCTCTATGTCGAAGAGATGTTCGCGACCGGCCATGACGCCGCCAACCGCGCGGTCTTTGCAGAACAGCAGCCAGAGACGGCGAAGCTGGTCGGCCTGGGCATCCGCGCCGATCGACGCGTGGTCGACCGGATCACCAAGGGCGCGCGCATGCATCCCTGACCGGCGGAGGGGCGGGGTCGCGTGACGCGATGGCGGCTCAGGCGAGGGCGGCATGCAGATCCGCCCGCACGCCGTCGATATGGGTGGTCAATACCCTGCAGGCCGCATCGATCTCCCCCCTTCGGCAGAGGGCGATCAGCGTGCCGTGTTCCCGCTCGGCCCGGCCGGGGGACGGGGTGGTGGAGAGCTGAAGCCGGGTATAGCGATCGCAGGTCTGCAGCAGCCCGGTCACGATGCGCAGGCTGCGCGGCAGACGGGCATGGGCGTAGATCGCCAGATGCAGTTCGGCATTCAGGGCACCCCAGCGGGCCATGTCGCTGGCGGCGACGGCGCCGATGAACAGATGATGGATGGTCTCGATCCGGGCGAAATCGGCCGCTGTCAGGGCGGGAATGGCGCGGCGCAGCAGCCGCGGCTCCAGGATCACTCTCAGGTCGAAGACGTCGTCGATCTCCTCTCGCGAGATCGACGACACCACGGCGCCGATGCCCGGCAGGATCCGCACCAGCCCTTCTGCATCCAGCTGCAGCAGGGCCGAGCGGATCAGAGCCGGATCGACCCCATGCCTTTCCGCCAGCCTGTCCTGGCGCAGTTCCGTGCCTGCCGGACAGGCCCCGTCGATGATCGCCTGACGGAGTTCGTTCAGGATGTCGGCGGCGGACGGATGAAGCATGGGGCCAAAGCGCCTGCCTATTCGGGGGTCTGTTCCGGCGCGCCGGCGAAGAGTGCGGCACCGGGCGACTGGACCAGGGACTGGTAGTGGTCGAACTGAACCAGCACGTCGGCGATCAGCTGATCGCGGGTCAGGCCGTAGACGTCATAGCCGCGGCTGCCGTCGCTGAACCAGGTGCGGGCCTCGTGGCGCAGATCGGGGCGGGCGGCATCCATTGCGGTCAGGGCGGGCAGCGGGTGGCTGGCCGGCTGGATGCCATAGATGAAGTTTCGCACGCCTTCGGCAGGCAGCACCAGCGAGACACCACCCGTCGTCTCGTCGCGTTCCACCTCGGCCGGATGGCCGCGGCCGTTGAACTCAGCCGCCACCGCCCTCAGCGCATCCGTGGCGGTACCGTCCAGGAAGCGACGCACATCCTTTTCATCCGGCGTGTGCAGGATCTGACCAAGACGGCGCTTCCAGCCGGCTTCGACGGCCGGGACCCCTGTGGTCGTGACGGGGGC harbors:
- the sufU gene encoding Fe-S cluster assembly sulfur transfer protein SufU codes for the protein MPADTALDDDLRSLYQQIILDHNRNPRHFGRLDPADASAHGHNPLCGDEVTVDLRFEGDRVAEIAFKGRGCAISTASASMMTEVVQGRSRAEIAEMFTRFRDLVTGADPRALDHPEVEATLGVLAALGGVREFPSRVKCATLPWHTLARALEHGGDAGGAGGPVSTE
- a CDS encoding NnrU family protein, producing the protein MHQMIGLAIGAVLFLITHLVPGIPAVRRYMIASLGEGAYRALFSLVALFSLGILIWGYGQAPYVPLWDGSGALRHLAFTLMLFAVAFAVLGLTQRNPTMAGADAAGAPAPKAVGVLKITRHPLMWGIMIWAVAHVLANGDLATTILGVTIFIVAFAGSRLIEIRKRRDMPVSWMLFAAASSYIPFAAVFAGKAKGAFAEIAWWRWLVALVVYGALFAGHRWIAGVPLM
- a CDS encoding MarR family winged helix-turn-helix transcriptional regulator, which encodes MNRIEDCISFLTGKAAQAVTRAARDRLARHGVTPVQYAVLQLLWEEDGQSGAAIGTRLVLDSATITGVIDRLVKLELIARRPSARDRRVNALHLTDRGRALRGPLQAEMDALNADVDAALGGPAAEELKSLLRRIAAAPLP
- a CDS encoding GntR family transcriptional regulator, whose product is MLHPSAADILNELRQAIIDGACPAGTELRQDRLAERHGVDPALIRSALLQLDAEGLVRILPGIGAVVSSISREEIDDVFDLRVILEPRLLRRAIPALTAADFARIETIHHLFIGAVAASDMARWGALNAELHLAIYAHARLPRSLRIVTGLLQTCDRYTRLQLSTTPSPGRAEREHGTLIALCRRGEIDAACRVLTTHIDGVRADLHAALA
- a CDS encoding iron-sulfur cluster assembly protein; the protein is MSDNTNPLPQDDPGDLEAAVIDVLRSCYDPEIPVNIYDLGLIYEVRVDAGDQAYIRMTLTSPMCPVAESLPVEIETKIRDIAGISDVTVEVVWDPPWTPEMMSEDARLELNMF
- a CDS encoding DUF2000 family protein gives rise to the protein MQFETKIALVVRDDLAVWQKLNVTAFLMSGVTGAAPEIMGEPYRDAAGNAALPLSVQPVIVLAADGPTLATIRRRCLEREVVPALYVEEMFATGHDAANRAVFAEQQPETAKLVGLGIRADRRVVDRITKGARMHP
- a CDS encoding cysteine desulfurase, coding for MTDQKTLPVYDVERIRADFPILATQVRGKPLVYFDNAASSQKPRQVLDAERAVYETSYANVHRGVHYLSEKATSAYEAARETVRAWLNAASEREIVFTRGTTEGLNLVAYTWGRANLKPGDEILITHLEHHSNIVPWQIVAEQTGARLVVVPVTDTGEVDQDAFDRMIAGGRVKIMAVAHVSNALGTILPLRRMIDAAHAAGAIAVIDGAQALPHMRVDVRALDADFYAVSSHKAYGPTGFGVLYGKLPLLEAMPPWQGGGDMIETVSFEKTTYAPPPAKFEAGTPHIVGAIAFAAALDYLAAVGVEAVAAHEHDLTAYAHERLREINRLKIVGEAREKAGVVSFAIDGIHPHDIGTILDQQGIAVRTGHHCTQPLMARFGLPATARASFGMYNTRAEVDALVDGLRKVVKFMG